A portion of the Mycobacterium paraseoulense genome contains these proteins:
- a CDS encoding ABC transporter permease, translating into MTESDVFPAGTFTPDPRPAAVPRMLAAQFGLELKLLLRNGEQLLLTMFIPITLLIGLTLLPFGSFGHNRAATFVPAIMALAVISTAFTGQAIAVAFDRRYGALKRLGATPLPVWGIIAGKSLAVVTVVFLQAILLGAIGFALGWRPAPAALALGAAVIALGTAGFAALGLLLGGTLRAEIVLAVANLLWFVFAGLGALTVESGMIPTGVKWAARLTPSGALTEALSRAMVLSVDWFGIVVLVAWGALAALAARRWFRFT; encoded by the coding sequence GTGACCGAATCGGACGTCTTCCCCGCGGGCACCTTCACCCCCGACCCGAGGCCGGCCGCCGTGCCGCGGATGCTGGCCGCCCAGTTCGGCCTCGAGCTCAAGCTGCTGCTGCGCAACGGCGAGCAGCTGCTGCTGACCATGTTCATCCCGATCACGCTGCTAATCGGGCTCACCCTGTTGCCGTTCGGCTCGTTCGGCCACAACCGGGCCGCCACCTTCGTGCCGGCCATCATGGCCCTGGCGGTGATTTCGACCGCGTTCACCGGGCAGGCCATCGCCGTCGCCTTCGACCGGCGCTACGGCGCGCTCAAGCGGCTGGGCGCGACTCCGCTACCCGTCTGGGGCATCATCGCGGGCAAGTCACTGGCCGTCGTCACCGTGGTGTTCCTACAGGCAATCCTGTTGGGGGCCATCGGGTTTGCGCTGGGCTGGCGGCCCGCCCCGGCGGCGCTGGCGTTGGGCGCGGCGGTCATCGCGCTGGGCACCGCGGGTTTCGCGGCCCTCGGGCTGCTGCTCGGCGGCACGCTGCGGGCCGAGATCGTGCTCGCGGTCGCCAACCTGCTGTGGTTCGTCTTCGCCGGGCTCGGCGCGCTGACCGTGGAAAGCGGGATGATCCCGACCGGGGTCAAGTGGGCGGCCCGGCTCACCCCGTCGGGCGCGCTCACCGAGGCGCTGTCGCGGGCGATGGTCTTGTCGGTGGATTGGTTCGGGATCGTCGTCCTGGTGGCGTGGGGGGCACTGGCGGCCCTGGCCGCGCGGCGCTGGTTCCGGTTCACCTGA
- a CDS encoding HugZ family pyridoxamine 5'-phosphate oxidase: protein MAIRDHGDPGDAPSAPPPLCPPTNDARPAAAEQARTIAAATNAATLATLTADGDPWASFVAYGLLDGMPVLCVSSLAEHGRNLAGDPRASLSIVAASGDTDPLAGSRITLAGLVAKPTASERDEARAAYLDAVPAARYYVDFSDFSLWVLRVQRVRWVGGYGRMDSATGDQYAAASPDPIAPAAARALAHLNADHADALAAMARAFGGYPDTDTAICTGVDRYGLDLRVHTPRGVAYTRVGFPARLQSVGQLRSATADLARAAEPARGTGC, encoded by the coding sequence GTGGCGATCCGCGACCATGGCGACCCCGGGGATGCGCCGTCTGCGCCCCCGCCCCTGTGCCCACCGACGAACGACGCGCGCCCGGCCGCCGCGGAGCAGGCCCGCACCATCGCCGCCGCCACCAACGCCGCCACGTTGGCCACCCTGACCGCCGACGGCGACCCGTGGGCGTCGTTCGTGGCCTATGGACTGCTGGACGGGATGCCGGTGCTGTGCGTCTCCAGCCTGGCCGAGCACGGCCGCAACCTCGCGGGCGACCCGAGGGCCAGTCTGTCGATCGTGGCGGCGAGCGGCGACACCGACCCGCTGGCCGGCAGCCGAATCACCCTGGCCGGGCTGGTCGCGAAGCCCACGGCGTCCGAACGCGACGAGGCCCGGGCGGCATACCTGGACGCGGTCCCCGCCGCCCGGTACTACGTGGACTTCAGCGACTTCAGCCTGTGGGTGTTACGAGTTCAGCGGGTGCGGTGGGTGGGCGGATACGGCCGGATGGACTCGGCCACCGGCGACCAGTACGCCGCCGCCTCCCCGGATCCGATTGCGCCGGCGGCCGCCCGGGCCCTCGCGCATCTCAATGCCGACCACGCCGACGCCCTGGCGGCCATGGCCCGAGCCTTCGGCGGCTACCCCGACACCGACACGGCAATCTGTACCGGCGTGGACCGCTACGGCCTGGACCTGCGGGTGCATACCCCCCGCGGAGTGGCCTACACCCGGGTCGGGTTTCCGGCGCGGCTGCAATCCGTGGGCCAATTACGTTCGGCCACAGCGGACTTGGCCCGCGCCGCGGAACCGGCCCGCGGAACCGGCTGTTGA
- the sufD gene encoding Fe-S cluster assembly protein SufD, which translates to MTAALNKGELFASFDVDAFEVPSGRDEIWRFTPLRRLRGLHDGSAQATGRAQISVAEQPGVQVESVRRGDERLGRAGVPADRVAAQAFSSFNSATLVSVGRDTQIAEPINITVTGPGAGAVAYGHLQISVAELGEAVVVIDHRGSGTYADNVEFIVDDAARLTVVWIADWADDMVHVSAHHAKLGKDAVLRHVAVTLGGEVVRMSNNVRYAAPGGDAELLGLYFADDGQHLEARLLVDHAQPNCKSNVLYKGALQGDPASQRPDAHTVWIGDVLIRAEATDTDTFEVNRNLVLTDGARADSVPNLEIETGEIVGAGHASATGRFDDEQLFYLRARGIPEDQARRLVVRGFFGEIISKIAVPDIRERLTAAIEHELEITEKTAAS; encoded by the coding sequence ATGACGGCTGCACTCAACAAGGGCGAGTTGTTCGCGTCCTTCGACGTGGACGCCTTCGAGGTGCCCAGCGGGCGCGACGAGATCTGGCGGTTCACCCCGCTGCGGCGGCTGCGCGGGCTGCACGACGGCTCGGCGCAGGCCACCGGTAGGGCGCAGATCAGCGTCGCCGAACAGCCCGGCGTGCAGGTCGAGAGCGTGCGCCGCGGCGACGAGCGGCTCGGCCGCGCCGGTGTTCCCGCCGACCGTGTTGCGGCACAAGCTTTTTCGTCGTTCAATTCCGCGACGCTGGTGAGCGTCGGGCGGGACACCCAGATCGCCGAGCCGATCAACATCACCGTGACCGGCCCCGGGGCGGGCGCGGTGGCCTACGGGCACCTGCAGATCAGCGTCGCCGAACTCGGCGAGGCGGTCGTGGTGATCGACCATCGCGGCAGCGGAACCTACGCCGACAACGTCGAATTCATCGTCGACGATGCCGCCCGGCTCACCGTCGTGTGGATCGCGGACTGGGCCGACGACATGGTTCACGTCAGCGCGCACCATGCGAAGCTGGGCAAGGACGCGGTGCTGCGGCACGTCGCCGTCACCCTGGGCGGCGAGGTGGTGCGGATGTCGAACAACGTGCGGTACGCCGCCCCGGGCGGGGACGCCGAGCTGCTCGGCTTGTACTTCGCCGACGACGGGCAGCACCTGGAGGCGCGGCTGCTGGTCGACCACGCCCAGCCCAACTGCAAGTCCAACGTCCTGTACAAGGGTGCGCTGCAAGGAGATCCGGCATCGCAGCGACCCGACGCGCACACCGTCTGGATCGGTGACGTGCTGATCCGGGCCGAGGCCACCGACACCGACACCTTCGAGGTGAACCGCAACCTGGTGCTCACCGACGGGGCGCGCGCCGACTCGGTGCCCAACCTGGAGATCGAGACCGGCGAGATCGTCGGCGCCGGACACGCCAGCGCCACCGGGCGTTTCGACGACGAGCAACTGTTCTACCTGCGCGCCCGCGGCATTCCCGAGGACCAGGCGCGCCGGCTGGTCGTGCGCGGCTTCTTCGGCGAGATCATCTCCAAGATCGCCGTGCCGGACATCCGGGAACGCCTGACCGCCGCCATCGAACACGAACTGGAAATCACGGAGAAGACAGCAGCCTCATGA
- a CDS encoding helix-turn-helix transcriptional regulator has protein sequence MVDRSPELRHTGVVKIRTGLDDAAARTAAAAVPDRHTRRAIVRLLLESGSITAGEIGDRLELTAAGVRRHLDALIEAGDAESVPAASWQQVGRGRPAKRFRLTAAGRAKLEHAYDDLAAAAMRQLREIGGEDAVQTFARRRIDAILAGVPAADGDDDAAVEAAAERVADALTRAGYVATTARVGGPIHGVQICQHHCPVSHVAEEFPELCEAEQQAMAEVLGTHVQRLATIVNGNCACTTHVPLTPAPSPRRATTSIEGASL, from the coding sequence TTGGTGGACCGATCCCCGGAATTGCGTCACACTGGTGTTGTGAAAATCCGTACCGGCCTCGATGACGCTGCCGCGCGCACAGCGGCCGCGGCGGTGCCGGATCGCCACACCCGCCGCGCCATCGTGCGCTTGCTGCTGGAGTCCGGATCGATCACCGCCGGCGAGATCGGCGACCGGCTCGAGCTGACGGCCGCCGGCGTGCGGCGCCATCTCGACGCCCTGATCGAGGCGGGTGACGCCGAGTCGGTGCCCGCAGCGTCGTGGCAGCAGGTGGGGCGCGGCCGTCCCGCCAAGCGTTTCCGGCTGACGGCGGCGGGCCGCGCCAAGCTCGAACACGCCTATGACGACCTCGCGGCGGCGGCCATGCGGCAGCTGCGCGAGATCGGCGGGGAGGACGCCGTCCAGACGTTCGCCCGGCGCCGCATCGACGCGATCCTCGCCGGCGTCCCGGCCGCCGACGGCGACGACGACGCCGCGGTCGAGGCGGCCGCCGAGCGGGTCGCCGACGCGCTGACCCGGGCCGGCTACGTCGCCACCACGGCACGCGTCGGCGGACCGATCCACGGCGTGCAGATCTGTCAGCACCACTGCCCGGTGTCGCACGTCGCCGAGGAGTTCCCGGAGCTGTGTGAAGCCGAGCAGCAGGCCATGGCCGAGGTGCTCGGGACCCACGTGCAGCGGTTGGCGACCATCGTCAACGGGAATTGCGCCTGCACCACCCACGTGCCTCTGACCCCGGCGCCCAGCCCGCGCCGCGCCACCACGAGCATCGAAGGAGCGTCGCTATGA
- the mptB gene encoding polyprenol phosphomannose-dependent alpha 1,6 mannosyltransferase MptB gives MAARHHALSSSIASLHGDEQAVGTPLNDTELTALQRTRLFGATGTVLMAIGALGAGARPVVQDPTFGVRLLNLPSRIQTVSLTMTTTGAVMMALAWLMLGRFALGSRRMSRGDLDRTLMLWILPLLIAPPMYSKDVYSYLAQSQISLEGLDPYRVGPASGLGLSHVFTLSVPTLWRETPAPYGPLFLWIGRGISAITGENIVAAVLCHRLVELIGVALIVWATPRLARRCGVAEVSALWLGAANPLLIMHLVAGVHNEALMLGLMLAGAEFALRGIDAPQLFPASWRPGPQWEPLGMLLAGAVLIVLSSQVKLPSLLALGFVTMALAYRCGGNLRALLLAGGAMTALSLAVMAVVGWASGLGFGWIYTLGTANVVRSWMSPPTLLALGTGQVGILLGLGDHTTAVLGLTRAIGVLIIMVMVGWLLVAVFRGRLHPIGGLGVALGVTVLLFPVVQPWYLLWAIIPLAAWATRSGFRTAVIVITLVVGIFGPTANGDRFALFQIVDATLASTVIVAALIALTYTRLPWRRMPAEGSETPPQPVATAPAPGTAEAPRATPSSEALPDAYADST, from the coding sequence ATGGCAGCCCGCCACCACGCGCTGAGCTCGTCGATCGCCAGCCTGCACGGCGACGAGCAGGCGGTGGGCACGCCGCTGAACGATACCGAGCTCACCGCGCTGCAGCGCACCCGCCTGTTCGGGGCCACCGGCACCGTCCTGATGGCCATCGGCGCGCTGGGCGCCGGGGCCCGGCCCGTCGTGCAGGACCCCACCTTCGGGGTGCGGCTGCTCAACCTGCCCTCGCGGATACAGACGGTCTCGTTGACGATGACGACGACCGGCGCGGTCATGATGGCGCTGGCCTGGCTGATGCTCGGCCGGTTCGCGCTGGGCAGCAGGCGGATGTCGCGCGGTGACCTGGACCGCACCCTGATGCTGTGGATCCTGCCGCTGCTGATCGCGCCGCCGATGTACAGCAAGGACGTCTACTCCTACCTGGCCCAGAGCCAGATCTCCCTGGAAGGGCTCGACCCGTACCGGGTGGGCCCGGCGTCGGGGCTCGGCCTGTCCCACGTCTTCACGCTGTCGGTCCCCACCCTGTGGCGCGAGACGCCGGCGCCCTACGGCCCGCTGTTTTTGTGGATCGGACGCGGCATCTCCGCGATCACCGGGGAGAACATCGTCGCCGCAGTGCTGTGTCACCGGCTGGTCGAACTGATCGGCGTGGCGTTGATCGTGTGGGCGACACCGCGGCTGGCCCGGCGGTGCGGCGTCGCCGAGGTGAGCGCGCTGTGGCTGGGCGCGGCCAATCCGCTGCTGATCATGCATCTGGTCGCCGGGGTTCACAACGAGGCGCTGATGCTCGGGCTGATGCTGGCCGGCGCCGAGTTCGCGCTGCGCGGCATCGACGCACCGCAGTTGTTCCCGGCTTCCTGGCGGCCCGGCCCGCAGTGGGAACCGCTGGGCATGCTGCTGGCCGGCGCCGTCCTGATCGTCCTGTCGTCGCAGGTGAAGCTGCCGTCGCTGCTGGCGCTCGGGTTCGTCACGATGGCGCTGGCCTATCGCTGCGGGGGCAACCTGCGGGCGCTGCTGCTGGCGGGCGGCGCGATGACGGCGCTGTCGCTGGCGGTGATGGCGGTCGTCGGCTGGGCCAGTGGGCTCGGGTTCGGCTGGATCTACACCCTGGGCACGGCCAACGTCGTCCGCAGCTGGATGTCGCCGCCGACCCTGCTGGCGCTGGGCACCGGGCAGGTGGGGATCCTCCTGGGGCTCGGGGACCACACCACCGCGGTGCTGGGGCTGACCCGCGCCATCGGCGTGCTGATCATCATGGTGATGGTCGGCTGGTTGCTGGTGGCGGTCTTCCGCGGCCGGTTGCACCCGATCGGCGGCCTGGGCGTGGCGCTGGGCGTCACCGTGCTGCTGTTTCCCGTCGTGCAGCCCTGGTACCTGCTGTGGGCGATCATCCCGCTGGCCGCCTGGGCGACCCGCAGCGGGTTCCGGACCGCGGTCATCGTCATCACCCTCGTCGTCGGCATCTTCGGCCCGACGGCCAACGGGGACCGCTTCGCGCTTTTCCAGATCGTGGACGCCACCCTGGCCAGCACCGTGATCGTGGCGGCGCTCATCGCACTGACCTACACCCGGCTGCCGTGGCGGCGGATGCCGGCCGAGGGCTCCGAAACGCCGCCGCAGCCCGTCGCGACCGCGCCGGCGCCGGGGACCGCCGAGGCCCCCCGGGCCACCCCTAGTTCGGAGGCGCTGCCCGACGCCTACGCTGATTCCACGTGA
- a CDS encoding ABC transporter ATP-binding protein produces the protein MSSDVPETVVRLRGVSKHYGSTTAVDDLDLEVHAAEVLALLGPNGAGKTTTVEMCEGFVRPDAGTIEVLGLDPIADNARLRTRIGVMLQGGGGYPSARAGEMLNLVASYAADPLDPAWLLDTLGLTDAARTTYRRLSGGQQQRLALACALVGRPELVFLDEPTAGMDAHARLLVWELIDALRRDGVTVLLTTHQLKEAEELADRLIIIDHGATVAAGTPAELMRTGAKDELRFTAPPRLDLSLLSAALPEDYRASEVTPGEYLVEGPVDPQVLATVTAWCARIDVLATDMRVEQRSLEDVFLDLTGRKLRQ, from the coding sequence GTGAGCTCGGACGTTCCTGAAACAGTCGTGCGACTGCGCGGGGTCAGCAAGCACTACGGATCCACCACTGCCGTCGACGATCTCGACCTCGAGGTGCACGCCGCCGAAGTGCTCGCCCTGCTGGGCCCCAACGGCGCCGGCAAGACCACGACGGTCGAGATGTGCGAGGGGTTCGTGCGCCCGGATGCCGGCACCATCGAGGTGCTCGGGCTGGACCCGATCGCCGACAACGCCCGCCTGCGCACCCGCATCGGGGTCATGCTGCAGGGCGGCGGCGGCTACCCCAGCGCCCGCGCCGGCGAAATGCTCAACCTGGTCGCCTCCTACGCCGCCGACCCGCTGGACCCGGCGTGGCTGCTGGACACCCTGGGCCTCACCGACGCCGCCCGCACCACCTACCGGCGGCTGTCCGGCGGGCAGCAGCAGCGGCTCGCGCTGGCCTGCGCGCTGGTCGGCCGGCCCGAGCTGGTCTTCCTCGACGAGCCGACCGCCGGCATGGACGCGCACGCCCGGCTGCTGGTCTGGGAACTGATCGACGCCCTGCGCCGCGACGGCGTGACGGTGCTGCTGACCACCCACCAACTCAAGGAGGCCGAGGAGCTCGCCGACCGGCTGATCATCATCGACCACGGCGCGACGGTGGCCGCCGGCACACCGGCCGAGCTGATGCGCACCGGCGCCAAGGACGAGCTGCGGTTCACCGCGCCGCCGCGGCTCGACCTGTCCCTGCTGAGCGCCGCCCTGCCGGAGGACTATCGGGCCAGCGAGGTGACGCCGGGCGAGTATCTGGTGGAGGGGCCGGTCGACCCGCAGGTCCTGGCCACCGTCACGGCGTGGTGCGCGCGGATCGACGTGCTGGCCACCGACATGCGCGTCGAGCAGCGCAGCCTCGAGGACGTGTTCCTCGACCTCACCGGCAGGAAGTTGCGGCAGTGA
- the sufB gene encoding Fe-S cluster assembly protein SufB: MTLTPEAQKVTAGPLTQEQTIASLGRYGYGWADSDVAGAGAQRGLSDAVVRDISAKKNEPEWMLETRLKALRIFDRKPMPNWGSDLSGIDFDNIKYFVRSSEKQAATWDDLPADIKNTYDKLGIPEAEKQRLVSGVAAQYESEVVYHSIREDLEAQGVIFLDTDTALREHPELFKQYFGTVIPAGDNKFSALNTAVWSGGSFIYVPPGVHVDIPLQAYFRINTENMGQFERTLIIVDENAYVHYVEGCTAPIYTSDSLHSAVVEIIVKPGGRCRYTTIQNWSNNVYNLVTKRARAEAGATMEWVDGNIGSKVTMKYPAVWMTGEHAKGEVLSVAFAGEGQHQDAGAKMLHLAPNTSSNIVSKSVARGGGRTSYRGLVQVNKGAHGSRSSVKCDALLVDTISRSDTYPYVDIREDDVTMGHEATVSKVSDNQLFYLMSRGLTEDEAMAMVVRGFVEPIAKELPMEYALELNRLIELQMEGSVG; this comes from the coding sequence ATGACCCTCACCCCGGAGGCCCAGAAGGTCACTGCCGGACCGTTGACCCAGGAGCAGACGATCGCCTCCCTGGGCCGCTACGGCTACGGCTGGGCCGACTCCGACGTCGCCGGCGCCGGCGCGCAGCGCGGGCTTTCCGATGCGGTGGTCCGTGACATCTCGGCGAAGAAGAACGAGCCCGAGTGGATGCTGGAGACACGGCTCAAGGCGCTGCGCATCTTCGACCGCAAGCCGATGCCGAACTGGGGCTCGGACCTCAGCGGTATCGACTTCGACAACATCAAGTACTTCGTGCGCTCCAGCGAGAAGCAGGCCGCGACGTGGGATGACCTGCCCGCGGACATCAAGAACACCTACGACAAGCTGGGCATCCCGGAGGCCGAGAAGCAGCGGCTGGTCTCCGGTGTGGCCGCGCAGTACGAGTCGGAGGTGGTCTACCACTCCATCCGCGAGGACCTGGAGGCCCAGGGCGTCATCTTTCTGGACACCGACACCGCGCTGCGCGAGCACCCCGAGCTGTTCAAGCAGTACTTCGGCACCGTGATCCCGGCCGGGGACAACAAGTTCTCCGCTTTGAACACCGCGGTGTGGAGCGGCGGATCGTTCATCTACGTCCCGCCCGGCGTGCACGTCGACATCCCGCTGCAGGCCTACTTCCGGATCAACACCGAGAACATGGGCCAGTTCGAGCGGACCCTGATCATCGTCGACGAAAACGCTTACGTGCATTACGTGGAGGGCTGCACGGCGCCCATCTACACGTCGGACTCGCTGCACTCGGCGGTGGTGGAGATCATCGTCAAGCCCGGTGGCCGTTGCCGTTACACCACGATTCAGAACTGGTCGAACAACGTCTACAACCTGGTCACCAAGCGGGCCCGCGCGGAGGCCGGGGCCACCATGGAGTGGGTCGACGGCAACATCGGGTCCAAGGTGACCATGAAATACCCGGCGGTGTGGATGACCGGGGAGCACGCCAAGGGCGAGGTCTTGTCGGTCGCCTTCGCCGGGGAGGGACAGCACCAGGACGCCGGCGCCAAGATGTTGCACCTGGCGCCGAACACGTCGAGCAACATCGTCTCGAAGTCGGTGGCCCGCGGCGGTGGCCGCACCTCCTACCGCGGCCTGGTTCAGGTGAACAAGGGCGCGCACGGCTCCCGGTCCAGCGTGAAATGCGATGCGCTGCTGGTCGATACGATCAGCCGCAGCGACACCTACCCCTACGTCGACATCCGTGAGGACGACGTCACGATGGGCCACGAGGCCACGGTGTCCAAGGTCAGCGACAACCAGCTGTTCTACCTGATGAGCCGCGGGCTGACCGAGGACGAGGCGATGGCGATGGTGGTGCGCGGCTTCGTCGAGCCGATCGCCAAGGAACTGCCCATGGAATACGCCCTGGAACTCAACCGGCTCATCGAGTTGCAGATGGAGGGCTCCGTCGGATGA